In Opitutaceae bacterium TAV5, one genomic interval encodes:
- a CDS encoding LacI family transcriptional regulator, which produces MSDSFSPTIRELARRLGLSTATVSYALRHHPCVAAATRQRVLDAARAAGYRPSAMVNALMTQVRQRAVHARPSGEVIAYLHAYDKEDDWLRTPSLKEQYEGACERARELGFGVQALWLGPWGARSRNVARIMRARGIRGAIIAPVPVTGMKALELDWEAASFVAISYTFDQKKVRRVVHHHLRGAGECFAKVRALGYRRIGLAIYREDDMEHIWMAGFLAGQQIYHALRLPVLIMEDPMDPAPFFEWFGRQRPDAVITVHGWGHQLLRWLRERGLRVPEDVGYASLDVGANNVGKVAGTLQDNPGMGRAAVDMVASSLLHNEIGLPAKPTITMIDGEWTDGPTLRARA; this is translated from the coding sequence ATGAGTGATTCCTTTTCACCCACCATCCGCGAACTGGCCCGGCGGCTCGGTCTGAGCACGGCGACGGTTTCCTATGCCTTGCGGCATCATCCCTGCGTGGCGGCGGCGACGAGGCAGCGCGTGCTGGATGCCGCCCGGGCAGCCGGCTACCGGCCGAGCGCCATGGTCAACGCCCTGATGACGCAGGTTCGCCAGCGCGCCGTCCATGCGCGGCCCTCGGGCGAGGTGATCGCCTACCTGCATGCCTACGATAAAGAGGATGACTGGCTGCGCACGCCGTCATTGAAAGAGCAATACGAGGGGGCTTGCGAACGGGCCCGCGAGCTGGGTTTCGGTGTGCAGGCGTTGTGGCTGGGGCCCTGGGGCGCCCGGTCCCGGAACGTGGCGCGCATCATGCGGGCGCGCGGCATACGCGGAGCAATCATCGCCCCTGTGCCCGTCACGGGAATGAAGGCGTTGGAACTGGACTGGGAGGCGGCTTCGTTTGTGGCAATCAGCTACACGTTTGACCAGAAGAAGGTTCGCCGGGTGGTGCATCATCACCTGCGCGGGGCGGGGGAATGTTTCGCGAAGGTGAGGGCGCTGGGTTACCGGAGGATCGGCCTGGCGATTTACCGGGAGGATGACATGGAGCACATCTGGATGGCGGGTTTTCTGGCCGGGCAACAGATTTATCATGCGTTGAGGCTGCCGGTGCTGATCATGGAAGATCCGATGGACCCGGCGCCGTTTTTCGAGTGGTTCGGGCGGCAGCGTCCGGATGCGGTTATCACGGTTCACGGGTGGGGCCACCAGTTGTTGCGGTGGTTGCGGGAACGAGGCCTGCGGGTGCCGGAGGATGTGGGTTATGCGAGTCTGGACGTGGGAGCGAATAATGTGGGAAAGGTCGCGGGGACGTTGCAGGACAACCCGGGCATGGGACGGGCAGCGGTGGATATGGTGGCGAGTTCGCTGCTGCATAACGAAATCGGGCTGCCGGCCAAACCCACGATCACGATGATCGACGGCGAGTGGACGGACGGGCCAACACTGCGGGCACGGGCGTGA
- a CDS encoding apolipoprotein N-acyltransferase, with protein MSGSPHTTGTATASPGFPDETGLGPPWWQRHSTPLAAASVFIVTVLLTILMFPPGRAPEAAYIFAAPALFWAYHSPRWKPWLAATLGSQVVAWTFVLGWLHNVTWLGLFLLGPVIGAWVGSWFALARWVMPRMPGRSTPVRLLAMFGLAGAWVVIEWTRTWLLGGFPWVPLAATQWERVSILQVAAWTGAGGVSFVLVAVNIGTAAYAHRLLREKARGLSRRSQEFMAALFLLVACLAAFIPEVINRGKRAVPLGRVAIVQPAIPQTLKWDPAEGPGILNVLREETLAAAATHPDVILWPEATTPWATRGEKPMQDWVEGLVREAGVPLVLGSIVIEHPQTENEQWFNGVLVVDPKNGLHEKFYAKRKLVPFGEYVPFRPLIGWIGKFVPVGDDFNHGSSPALLPVVLPGRTVQIGPLICYEDIFPNLARQSVLAGADVLVVNTNNGWFGEGGAAQQHASNSVLRAVEMRRPVLRAGNSGWSGWIDECGAIRAELTRTADGVVHAQARSRDTGRARSREGDGEPGTIYFRGHATINVSVDSRWVGQSSVYVRWGDWFAGVCALMGALAWRTLRTPAATPGTSPASRWLRSRRDTPS; from the coding sequence ATGTCAGGCTCGCCACACACCACCGGTACCGCCACCGCCTCCCCCGGGTTTCCCGACGAAACCGGTCTCGGCCCCCCCTGGTGGCAGCGGCACTCCACGCCTCTCGCAGCGGCGAGCGTGTTCATCGTCACCGTCCTCTTGACGATCCTGATGTTCCCCCCCGGGCGCGCGCCCGAAGCGGCCTACATTTTCGCGGCGCCCGCGCTTTTCTGGGCCTACCACTCGCCTCGCTGGAAACCGTGGCTCGCGGCGACACTCGGCTCCCAGGTCGTGGCCTGGACCTTTGTCCTCGGCTGGCTGCACAACGTGACGTGGCTCGGCCTGTTTTTGCTCGGGCCGGTCATCGGGGCGTGGGTCGGATCGTGGTTCGCGCTCGCCCGCTGGGTGATGCCGCGCATGCCCGGCCGGTCGACGCCCGTGCGCCTGCTCGCCATGTTCGGCCTGGCCGGCGCGTGGGTCGTCATCGAGTGGACGCGCACCTGGCTGCTCGGCGGTTTCCCGTGGGTGCCGCTCGCGGCCACGCAATGGGAGCGCGTCAGCATCCTCCAGGTGGCGGCATGGACGGGCGCCGGTGGCGTGTCGTTCGTGCTCGTCGCCGTCAACATCGGCACGGCCGCCTACGCGCACCGGCTGCTGCGCGAGAAGGCGCGCGGGTTGTCGCGGCGCTCGCAGGAATTCATGGCGGCGCTGTTTTTGCTGGTCGCCTGCCTCGCCGCCTTCATCCCGGAAGTGATCAATCGCGGCAAACGCGCCGTGCCGCTCGGCCGCGTGGCCATCGTGCAGCCCGCCATCCCGCAAACGCTCAAGTGGGACCCCGCCGAAGGCCCCGGCATCCTGAACGTGCTGCGCGAGGAAACGCTGGCGGCGGCGGCCACCCATCCGGATGTGATTCTCTGGCCGGAGGCCACCACGCCCTGGGCGACGCGTGGCGAGAAACCGATGCAGGACTGGGTCGAGGGGCTGGTGCGCGAGGCCGGCGTGCCGCTCGTCCTCGGCTCCATCGTCATCGAACACCCGCAGACGGAAAACGAGCAGTGGTTCAATGGCGTGCTGGTCGTCGACCCGAAGAACGGGCTGCACGAAAAATTTTATGCGAAACGGAAGCTCGTACCTTTCGGCGAATACGTGCCGTTTCGCCCCCTGATCGGATGGATCGGGAAATTCGTGCCGGTCGGCGACGACTTCAACCACGGCTCCTCCCCGGCCCTGCTGCCGGTCGTCCTTCCCGGGCGCACCGTGCAGATCGGCCCGCTCATCTGTTACGAAGACATTTTCCCGAACCTCGCCCGCCAGAGCGTGCTCGCCGGCGCCGATGTGCTCGTGGTCAACACCAACAACGGCTGGTTTGGCGAGGGCGGCGCGGCGCAGCAGCACGCGTCCAACTCCGTGCTCCGCGCCGTCGAGATGCGACGCCCCGTCCTGCGCGCCGGCAACAGTGGCTGGAGCGGCTGGATCGACGAATGCGGCGCCATCCGCGCGGAGCTCACCCGCACCGCCGACGGCGTGGTGCACGCGCAGGCGCGGAGCAGAGACACCGGGCGGGCCCGGAGTCGCGAAGGCGACGGCGAGCCCGGCACCATCTATTTCCGCGGTCATGCGACAATCAACGTCTCGGTCGACTCGCGCTGGGTCGGGCAATCGAGCGTGTATGTCCGCTGGGGAGACTGGTTCGCCGGCGTCTGCGCGCTGATGGGGGCGCTCGCCTGGCGGACGCTGCGCACACCGGCCGCCACTCCGGGAACCTCCCCGGCCTCGCGCTGGCTGCGCAGCCGCCGGGACACACCGTCCTGA
- a CDS encoding peptidase codes for MNAYLPWIICLIVPMLFGLYAQMRVQSAYSKNMRVASRGRITGYEAAEAVMRSAGINDVQIVKVPGQLTDHYDPIHKRLALSEHNYHGTSLAALGVAAHEAGHAIQHKVGYSMMTIRQTLAPATQIAAGISNFIIIAGIVLFSTALGGPLLTIGAIALGVIVLFQLVTLPVEFDASRRAKAQLVNLGILGRDEMEGVNETLDAAALTYVAAFVAALGSLLHILLILAGNRRSE; via the coding sequence ATGAATGCCTATCTTCCCTGGATTATCTGCCTGATCGTTCCCATGCTCTTCGGCCTCTACGCGCAGATGCGCGTGCAGAGCGCCTACTCGAAAAACATGCGGGTGGCCTCGCGCGGACGGATCACCGGCTACGAGGCGGCGGAGGCCGTCATGCGCTCGGCCGGCATCAACGACGTGCAGATCGTCAAGGTCCCCGGACAGCTCACCGATCATTACGACCCGATCCACAAGCGCCTCGCGCTTTCCGAACACAACTACCACGGCACCAGCCTGGCCGCCCTCGGCGTCGCCGCGCACGAGGCGGGCCACGCGATCCAGCACAAGGTCGGCTACTCCATGATGACCATCCGCCAGACGCTGGCTCCCGCCACGCAGATCGCGGCGGGCATCTCCAACTTCATCATCATCGCCGGTATCGTTCTCTTCAGCACCGCCCTGGGCGGCCCTCTGCTGACGATCGGCGCCATCGCCCTCGGTGTGATCGTGCTTTTCCAGCTCGTGACGCTGCCGGTGGAGTTCGACGCCAGCCGCCGCGCCAAGGCCCAGCTCGTCAACCTCGGCATTCTCGGCCGCGACGAAATGGAAGGTGTCAACGAAACGCTCGATGCCGCCGCGCTCACCTATGTGGCCGCCTTCGTGGCCGCGCTCGGTTCGCTGCTGCACATTCTGCTCATCCTCGCCGGCAACCGGCGGAGCGAGTGA
- a CDS encoding serine/threonine protein kinase, whose translation MQSHGPKRVYTPQSLEFWFSKLEHDWDEFFTREQLEEGHRIYREGEVREVELTEKDAIIHRRIDKRDEYAVIEWSSAGTFRVRSSTENQESSRALAVAGLHEIEELVADEISPLPETAPPFSPAASAADPAVDGVASVPAPGRAAPPAASVAANGSAIASPAPPPAPVSPPASGMSASASTPAATQKPDPQRPAPSQAGPAPAPGGARTLLLSFTTRAEGLGFEAFWVDDDGSRVPALGAAAQGRAQPPSSAERAKLIGLAAYARRAHFAYSQELGAYVLASVAEVTNFLKTTLPAWKKLFETELCATSANLLAGAREITIEAVAGPRRNGSAGAGGGLDLRWIFRAGEHLLSDAEVALVTRNGGSAPSMLPGVGIVTLPVEKLASVAAWQRSVKETRTGAGEIPPYLIFSLFNDSRLKLTLSPELETWRQGVLEHPAPAADLPAVLRPYQRRGVEWLHHLCDKGCHGLLADEMGLGKTLQVIALLMTRPAANNRPALIVCPASVVPVWCEEIERFWSGTRVEVLKNGNDFSVIHTEPPRVWVASFTQLRKHRALLDEYEFGYAVLDEGQFIKNPDAKVTQTCFAIRATHRIVLTGTPLENRQLDLWSIFRYLLPGLLGTRTAFEAALLADHAGTMKRLRAQLAPFILRRTKTEVAKELPPKVEMELICPLTEVQRSEYAKICAEGLQRLGDDVGAAMREKSFGLLALLTRLRQICCDPDMLPWIKDAPLTDSGKITLLVERLAEVIANGHKVVIFSQFVMLLDRVKIALAQAFPDLPRYELTGMTLDRLKPVQGFQGAEGAAAMLVSLKAAGTGITLHSADYVFLLDPWWNPAVEAQAVDRVHRIGQKSTVFVYRMVTAGTIEERIEALKATKRDLFDKLVGGLGGDFDLTQHFTSLHELVQLTTGQVETELAG comes from the coding sequence ATGCAATCCCACGGACCGAAGCGCGTTTACACCCCACAGTCCCTTGAGTTCTGGTTTTCCAAGCTGGAGCATGATTGGGACGAATTCTTCACCCGTGAACAACTTGAGGAAGGCCACCGCATTTATCGCGAGGGTGAGGTTCGCGAGGTGGAACTCACTGAAAAGGATGCGATTATCCACCGCCGCATCGACAAGCGCGACGAGTATGCCGTGATCGAATGGAGTTCCGCCGGCACCTTCCGGGTGCGTTCCTCGACCGAAAACCAGGAGTCTTCCCGCGCCCTCGCCGTCGCGGGCCTGCACGAGATCGAGGAACTCGTCGCCGACGAGATCTCGCCGCTGCCGGAAACTGCCCCGCCTTTTTCTCCCGCGGCCTCTGCGGCCGACCCTGCCGTTGACGGAGTCGCTTCCGTCCCCGCTCCCGGCCGCGCCGCGCCGCCCGCCGCCTCCGTCGCGGCCAACGGTTCGGCCATCGCGTCTCCCGCGCCTCCGCCTGCGCCGGTGTCGCCCCCGGCCTCCGGCATGTCTGCGTCGGCTTCGACACCCGCGGCAACGCAGAAGCCGGATCCGCAACGTCCCGCACCGTCGCAGGCCGGTCCGGCACCCGCGCCGGGAGGCGCGCGGACGCTGCTCCTTTCCTTTACCACGCGGGCGGAGGGTCTGGGGTTCGAGGCATTCTGGGTGGATGACGACGGCTCGCGCGTGCCCGCTCTCGGCGCCGCTGCGCAAGGCCGCGCCCAGCCGCCCAGCTCGGCGGAGCGCGCCAAGCTGATCGGCCTCGCGGCCTACGCGCGCCGGGCCCACTTCGCCTACTCGCAGGAGCTCGGCGCCTATGTGCTGGCCTCGGTCGCGGAGGTGACGAACTTCCTCAAGACCACGCTGCCGGCCTGGAAAAAACTTTTCGAAACCGAACTCTGCGCCACCTCCGCCAACCTGCTGGCAGGCGCGCGCGAAATCACCATCGAGGCCGTGGCCGGGCCGCGCCGCAACGGATCGGCCGGCGCGGGCGGAGGGCTCGACCTGCGCTGGATCTTCCGCGCCGGCGAACACCTCCTCTCCGATGCCGAGGTGGCGCTCGTCACCCGCAACGGCGGCAGCGCGCCGTCGATGTTGCCCGGCGTCGGCATCGTGACGCTGCCCGTCGAGAAGCTCGCCTCGGTCGCGGCCTGGCAGCGCAGCGTGAAGGAGACCCGCACCGGCGCCGGCGAGATTCCTCCGTACCTGATTTTTTCCCTCTTCAACGACTCGCGGCTCAAGCTCACGCTTTCGCCCGAACTCGAGACCTGGCGGCAGGGCGTGCTCGAACACCCCGCGCCTGCGGCCGACCTGCCCGCCGTGTTGCGTCCCTACCAGCGGCGCGGCGTCGAGTGGCTCCATCACCTTTGTGACAAGGGTTGCCACGGCCTTCTCGCCGACGAGATGGGTCTCGGCAAGACGCTCCAGGTGATCGCGCTCCTCATGACGCGCCCGGCGGCGAACAACCGGCCCGCGCTGATCGTGTGTCCGGCGAGCGTCGTGCCCGTCTGGTGCGAGGAGATCGAGCGCTTCTGGTCCGGCACGCGCGTCGAGGTGCTGAAAAACGGCAACGATTTTTCCGTGATCCACACCGAACCGCCCCGCGTGTGGGTGGCCAGTTTCACGCAGTTGCGCAAACACCGGGCGTTGCTCGACGAGTACGAGTTCGGCTACGCCGTCCTCGACGAAGGCCAGTTCATCAAAAACCCGGATGCCAAGGTCACGCAGACCTGCTTCGCCATCCGCGCCACCCACCGTATCGTCCTTACGGGTACGCCGCTGGAAAACCGCCAGCTCGATCTCTGGTCGATCTTCCGCTACCTGCTGCCCGGCCTGCTCGGCACGCGCACGGCCTTCGAGGCGGCGCTGCTCGCCGACCACGCCGGCACGATGAAACGCCTGCGCGCGCAGCTCGCGCCCTTCATCCTGCGCCGCACCAAGACCGAGGTGGCGAAAGAACTCCCGCCCAAGGTCGAGATGGAGCTCATCTGCCCGCTCACCGAGGTGCAGCGCAGCGAGTACGCGAAAATCTGCGCCGAAGGCCTGCAACGCCTCGGTGACGATGTGGGCGCGGCCATGCGTGAAAAATCCTTCGGCCTGCTCGCGCTCCTCACGCGCCTGCGCCAGATTTGCTGCGATCCGGACATGCTGCCCTGGATCAAGGACGCGCCGCTGACCGATTCGGGAAAGATCACGCTGCTCGTCGAGCGCCTCGCCGAGGTGATCGCCAACGGCCACAAGGTCGTCATTTTCTCGCAATTCGTGATGCTGCTCGACCGCGTGAAGATCGCGCTCGCCCAGGCGTTCCCCGACCTGCCGCGCTACGAACTCACCGGCATGACGCTCGACCGGCTGAAGCCTGTGCAGGGTTTCCAGGGGGCGGAGGGCGCGGCGGCGATGCTGGTGTCGCTCAAGGCGGCGGGCACGGGCATCACGCTGCATTCGGCCGACTACGTTTTCCTGCTCGATCCGTGGTGGAATCCGGCGGTGGAGGCGCAGGCGGTGGACCGCGTGCATCGTATCGGGCAGAAAAGCACGGTTTTCGTTTACCGCATGGTGACGGCGGGCACGATCGAGGAGCGCATCGAGGCGCTGAAAGCCACGAAGCGCGACCTGTTCGACAAGCTGGTCGGCGGTCTCGGCGGCGACTTCGACCTGACGCAGCATTTCACCTCGTTGCATGAACTCGTGCAGCTCACCACCGGGCAGGTGGAGACGGAGCTGGCGGGTTGA
- a CDS encoding thioesterase — translation MLTHRSTVQVRYAETDMMGIVYHANYLPWFEIARTDLLRYHGLPYRDLEAEGFLLPVLEANVRYLKSARYDDTLAIVATLAEKPSLRLRITYEVRRGDRGGSHDSDGELLATGWTTHAFIDRAGKPVRPPARFVARMNELFAAGS, via the coding sequence ATGCTTACGCACCGTTCCACCGTCCAGGTCCGCTACGCCGAAACCGACATGATGGGCATCGTTTACCACGCCAATTATCTGCCGTGGTTCGAAATTGCCCGCACCGATCTGCTCCGGTATCACGGACTCCCCTACCGCGATCTGGAGGCGGAAGGTTTTTTGCTCCCCGTGCTGGAAGCAAACGTGCGCTACCTGAAATCGGCGCGCTACGACGACACCCTCGCCATCGTCGCCACGCTCGCGGAAAAACCGTCGCTGCGCCTGCGCATCACTTACGAGGTACGCCGCGGTGATCGCGGCGGCAGCCATGACAGCGACGGCGAACTGCTCGCCACCGGCTGGACAACCCACGCCTTCATCGACCGCGCCGGCAAGCCCGTGCGCCCGCCCGCCCGTTTTGTCGCGCGCATGAACGAGCTGTTCGCCGCCGGGTCGTAA
- a CDS encoding DeoR family transcriptional regulator has protein sequence MKDVLDASTDWQQQRRQLTIRAAWLYYIGCNTQDQIATRLKLSRPAVQRLVAQAVEEGLVKFRIDHPLADCLELAGALAERFGLTYAEVVPGSAKAEIMNGIAIAAANRLEPHLASRDPIVLAFAIGRTLYATVSQIQRIERPQHTLISIVGNISRDGRAGPYDVIMRLAERTCAACYPMLAPVVTQTADECRVLQSQPAFQTIHRLASEARAAFVGIGHLHGDDIPQLADGFITKDELKMLHKHQAVGEICGWFYDADGKILETALTGRQSAVPLSALPPGVITAVGGGPHKVQAIAGALRGRLVSELVTDEATARAVLKL, from the coding sequence ATGAAAGACGTTCTCGACGCCAGCACCGACTGGCAGCAACAGCGCCGCCAGCTCACCATCCGCGCCGCGTGGCTCTACTACATCGGCTGCAACACCCAGGACCAGATCGCCACCCGCCTGAAGCTCTCGCGACCCGCCGTGCAGCGGCTCGTCGCCCAGGCGGTCGAGGAAGGTCTGGTCAAGTTCCGCATCGACCACCCGCTCGCCGACTGCCTCGAACTGGCCGGCGCGCTCGCCGAACGCTTCGGCCTCACCTACGCCGAAGTCGTGCCCGGCTCGGCGAAAGCCGAGATCATGAACGGCATCGCCATCGCCGCCGCCAACCGGCTGGAGCCGCACCTCGCCAGCCGCGACCCCATCGTCCTCGCCTTCGCCATCGGCCGCACGCTCTACGCCACCGTCTCGCAGATCCAGCGCATCGAACGCCCGCAGCACACGCTCATTTCCATCGTCGGCAACATCTCGCGCGACGGGCGCGCCGGCCCTTACGACGTGATCATGCGCCTGGCCGAGCGCACCTGCGCGGCCTGTTATCCGATGCTCGCGCCCGTCGTCACCCAGACGGCTGACGAATGCCGCGTGCTCCAGTCGCAACCCGCTTTTCAGACAATCCATCGTCTCGCCTCCGAAGCCCGCGCCGCGTTTGTCGGCATCGGCCACCTGCACGGCGACGACATCCCGCAACTGGCCGACGGTTTCATCACGAAGGATGAGCTCAAGATGCTGCACAAGCACCAGGCCGTCGGTGAAATCTGCGGCTGGTTCTACGACGCCGACGGCAAGATTCTCGAAACCGCGCTCACCGGCCGTCAGTCCGCCGTGCCGCTGTCCGCGCTGCCGCCCGGCGTCATCACCGCCGTGGGCGGTGGCCCCCACAAGGTGCAGGCCATTGCCGGCGCGCTCCGCGGCCGATTGGTCAGCGAACTCGTCACCGACGAGGCCACCGCCCGCGCCGTGCTGAAGCTGTAG
- a CDS encoding mannitol 2-dehydrogenase, which yields MKLTNASLASLPADVARPVYDRATVKAGIVHFGVGGFHRAHQAMYLDRLMNAGLALDQGICGVGIMPNDLAMRDALRAQDGLYTLVVKHPDGRHEARVIGSIVEYLYAPDDPAAVIEKMADPAIRIVSLTITEGGYNFHHDTGEFNLDDPGVQHDLRPDAVPQTVFGLVTEALRLRQRRGIPAFTLLSCDNIQGNGDVARRMFLAYAHAKDAALATWIGQHVTFPNCMVDRITPVTTEADRADLRERTGIEDAWPVVCEPFTQWVVEDHFAAGRPPVEKAGVQLVADVIPYELMKLRLLNASHQALCYLGYLSGYRYAHEVAQDPAFAEFLQSYMDDEGTPTLRPVPGIDLADYKHTLIARFANPEVRDTLARLCAESSDRIPKWLLPVIRENLASGGPIARSAAVVASWARYAEGTDEQGQPIKVVDRLADRLTAIAANNRVTPACFIENRAVFGDLADNARFRAAYLDALHLLHTEGARATVERYRHAVA from the coding sequence ATGAAACTCACCAACGCTTCCCTCGCCTCGCTCCCCGCCGACGTCGCCCGCCCCGTCTATGACCGCGCCACCGTCAAGGCCGGCATCGTCCACTTCGGTGTCGGCGGTTTTCACCGCGCCCACCAGGCCATGTACCTCGACCGGCTCATGAACGCCGGCCTCGCCCTCGACCAGGGCATCTGCGGCGTCGGCATCATGCCGAACGACCTCGCCATGCGCGACGCCCTCCGCGCGCAGGACGGCCTCTATACGCTCGTCGTCAAGCACCCCGACGGACGCCACGAGGCCCGCGTCATCGGCTCCATCGTCGAGTACCTCTACGCGCCCGACGATCCCGCCGCCGTCATCGAAAAGATGGCCGATCCCGCCATCCGCATCGTATCGCTCACCATCACCGAAGGCGGTTACAACTTCCACCACGACACCGGCGAATTCAACCTCGACGATCCCGGCGTGCAGCATGACCTCCGGCCGGACGCCGTCCCGCAAACCGTTTTCGGCCTCGTCACCGAAGCCCTGCGCCTCCGCCAGCGGCGCGGCATCCCCGCGTTCACCCTCCTCTCGTGCGACAACATCCAGGGCAACGGCGACGTCGCCCGCCGCATGTTCCTCGCCTACGCCCATGCGAAGGACGCCGCCCTCGCCACCTGGATCGGGCAGCACGTCACGTTCCCCAACTGCATGGTCGACCGTATTACACCGGTCACTACCGAGGCCGACCGTGCCGATCTCCGCGAGCGCACCGGCATCGAGGATGCCTGGCCCGTCGTCTGCGAACCGTTCACCCAGTGGGTCGTCGAAGACCACTTCGCCGCCGGCCGTCCGCCCGTCGAGAAAGCCGGCGTGCAACTTGTCGCCGACGTCATCCCCTACGAGCTGATGAAGCTCCGCCTCCTCAATGCCAGCCACCAGGCGCTCTGCTACCTCGGCTACCTTTCCGGCTACCGCTACGCGCACGAAGTCGCGCAGGACCCGGCCTTCGCCGAATTCCTGCAAAGCTACATGGACGACGAAGGCACGCCCACGCTCCGTCCCGTCCCCGGCATCGACCTGGCCGACTACAAGCACACCCTCATCGCCCGCTTCGCCAACCCCGAGGTCAGGGACACGCTCGCCCGGCTCTGCGCCGAAAGCTCCGACCGTATTCCCAAGTGGCTGCTGCCCGTCATCCGCGAAAACCTCGCCAGCGGCGGCCCGATCGCCCGCAGCGCGGCGGTCGTCGCGAGCTGGGCCCGCTACGCCGAGGGCACCGACGAGCAGGGCCAGCCGATCAAGGTCGTCGACCGCCTCGCCGACCGGCTCACCGCCATCGCCGCCAACAACCGGGTGACGCCCGCGTGCTTCATCGAAAACCGCGCCGTCTTCGGCGATCTCGCGGACAATGCCCGCTTCCGCGCCGCCTACCTCGACGCCCTGCACCTTCTCCACACCGAAGGCGCCCGCGCCACGGTCGAGCGCTACCGGCATGCCGTCGCCTGA
- a CDS encoding sugar ABC transporter permease yields MNKFKRLLADNTPFITLVVMLVLAGFLSEHFYSGDNITNLLRQSVPLGLASLGLLFVILTGGIDLSIGSIMALTSVVVGLAIPEFGLTGGILIGLLVGLVSGLGSGVLVAWFGIAPFIATLAFMTITRGAGLIVSKGQPVFIEVDSFNDFGISSFLGVPGPVYVLLAVFLLCIFVARKTVFGRVVLATGSNETAVRFSGIRVAPYKAAVYAISGLAAAAAGIISASRTGVGSPVLAMGFELDVIAAVVVGGARLSGGRGTVLNTLIGVIILSAISNLMNLMNIPGYHQQVVKGVIIIFAVLLEGLRTRLTARA; encoded by the coding sequence ATGAACAAATTCAAACGTCTCCTCGCCGACAACACCCCCTTCATCACGCTCGTCGTCATGCTCGTGCTGGCGGGTTTTCTCTCCGAACATTTTTACTCCGGGGACAACATCACCAACCTCCTTCGCCAGAGCGTGCCGCTCGGCCTCGCCTCGCTCGGTCTCCTCTTCGTCATCCTCACCGGCGGCATCGATCTCTCCATCGGTTCGATCATGGCGCTCACCTCCGTCGTGGTCGGCCTCGCCATCCCCGAATTCGGACTCACCGGCGGCATCCTCATCGGGCTCCTCGTCGGGCTCGTTTCCGGCCTCGGCTCCGGCGTGCTCGTCGCGTGGTTCGGCATCGCGCCCTTCATCGCCACGCTCGCCTTCATGACGATCACCCGCGGCGCCGGCCTCATCGTTTCCAAAGGCCAGCCCGTCTTCATCGAGGTCGATTCCTTCAACGATTTCGGCATCAGCAGCTTTCTCGGAGTACCCGGCCCCGTTTACGTGCTCCTCGCGGTGTTCCTGCTCTGCATCTTCGTCGCCCGCAAGACGGTCTTCGGGCGCGTCGTGCTCGCCACCGGCTCCAACGAGACGGCGGTCCGTTTCTCCGGTATCCGCGTCGCGCCCTACAAGGCGGCCGTTTACGCGATCTCCGGTCTCGCCGCAGCGGCCGCCGGCATCATCTCCGCCTCCCGCACGGGCGTCGGCTCGCCCGTCCTCGCGATGGGTTTCGAACTCGACGTGATCGCCGCGGTGGTCGTCGGCGGAGCGCGTCTCTCCGGCGGACGCGGCACCGTCCTCAACACGCTCATCGGCGTCATCATCCTTTCCGCCATCTCCAATCTCATGAACCTGATGAACATCCCCGGCTATCACCAGCAGGTTGTGAAAGGCGTGATCATCATCTTCGCCGTCCTGCTCGAAGGACTACGCACGCGCCTGACCGCCCGCGCGTAA